A genomic stretch from Juglans microcarpa x Juglans regia isolate MS1-56 chromosome 3S, Jm3101_v1.0, whole genome shotgun sequence includes:
- the LOC121257194 gene encoding uncharacterized protein LOC121257194 yields MDSMGFNKVQPVVRKGKKKQVKDEVDRMKQAEKKKRRLEKALATSAAIISELEKKKQKKKEEQQRLDEEGAAIAEAVALHVLLGEDSDDSCKIVLKKDEGYNPWDIPDNIDLFVSGKRSGFPYQDSDKHPLEGIGWVSNPYISGCKWGGLERGDWSFSSGPFARDFPAPYFEEAGWGTTGFSAGLIAAQAVSSLQIAEDAHEDTIVLNGMLRG; encoded by the coding sequence ATGGATAGCATGGGATTTAATAAAGTGCAACCTGTTGtgaggaaagggaaaaagaagcaGGTGAAGGATGAGGTTGATCGAATGAAACAGGCTGAGAAGAAAAAGAGGCGCTTGGAGAAAGCCCTTGCTACTTCTGCAGCCATCATTTCTGAActagaaaagaagaaacagaaaaagaaagaagaacaacAAAGGCTTGATGAAGAGGGTGCTGCAATTGCTGAGGCTGTTGCTTTGCATGTCTTACTTGGTGAAGACTCAGATGATTCATgtaagattgttctgaaaaaagATGAAGGGTACAACCCTTGGGATATTCCTGATAACATTGATCTATTTGTGAGTGGTAAAAGATCAGGCTTTCCGTATCAGGACTCTGACAAGCACCCGCTTGAAGGGATTGGGTGGGTTTCTAATCCGTATATATCTGGATGTAAGTGGGGTGGCTTGGAGAGGGGTGACTGGTCGTTCTCATCTGGCCCTTTTGCAAGGGATTTTCCTGCCCCATATTTTGAGGAAGCAGGTTGGGGAACTACGGGATTCTCAGCTGGTCTTATTGCAGCACAGGCTGTTTCATCCCTCCAAATCGCAGAGGATGCTCACGAAGACACGATTGTCCTGAATGGAATGTTAAGGGGATAG
- the LOC121257192 gene encoding uncharacterized protein LOC121257192 — protein sequence MDSMGFNKVQPVVRKGKKKQVKDEVDRMKQAEKKKRRLEKALATSAAIISELEKKKQKKKEEQQRLDEEGAAIAEAVALHVLLGEDSDDSCKIVLKKDEGYNPWDIPDNIDLFVSGKRSGFPYQDSDKHPLEGIGWVSNPYISGCKWGGLERGDWSFSSGPFARDFPAPYFEEAGWGTTGFSAGLIAAQAVSSLQIAEDAHEDTIVLNGMLRG from the coding sequence ATGGATAGCATGGGATTTAATAAAGTGCAACCTGTTGtgaggaaagggaaaaagaagcaGGTGAAGGATGAGGTTGATCGAATGAAACAGGCTGAGAAGAAAAAGAGGCGCTTGGAGAAAGCCCTTGCTACTTCTGCAGCCATCATTTCTGAACTCGAaaagaagaaacagaaaaagaaagaagaacaacAACGGCTTGATGAAGAGGGTGCTGCAATTGCTGAGGCTGTTGCTTTGCATGTCTTACTTGGTGAAGACTCAGATGATTCATgtaagattgttctgaaaaaagATGAAGGGTACAACCCTTGGGATATTCCTGATAACATTGATCTATTTGTGAGTGGTAAGAGATCAGGCTTTCCGTATCAGGACTCTGACAAGCACCCGCTTGAAGGGATTGGGTGGGTTTCTAATCCGTATATATCTGGATGTAAGTGGGGTGGCTTGGAGAGGGGTGACTGGTCGTTCTCATCTGGGCCTTTTGCAAGGGATTTTCCTGCCCCATATTTTGAGGAAGCAGGTTGGGGAACTACGGGATTCTCAGCTGGTCTTATTGCAGCACAGGCTGTTTCATCCCTCCAAATCGCAGAGGATGCTCACGAAGACACGATTGTCCTGAATGGAATGTTAAGGGGATAG